A genomic window from Cytobacillus suaedae includes:
- a CDS encoding small, acid-soluble spore protein, H family: MDLNRARQIISSPEEIRVTYNGVAVRLIETDETNNTVSIRPETNPEDLMHLPADELVEA; the protein is encoded by the coding sequence ATGGATTTAAACCGTGCTAGACAAATTATCTCATCCCCTGAAGAGATAAGGGTAACTTATAATGGAGTTGCAGTAAGATTAATTGAAACGGATGAAACAAACAACACAGTAAGCATCAGACCAGAAACAAATCCTGAGGACCTTATGCACTTACCTGCTGACGAATTAGTTGAGGCGTAA
- a CDS encoding diguanylate cyclase: protein MRLKATVVFPFLAFILSILISIFILPQVENISVFITGVVLFFILVIIMASLLDKSRLRALKLEGENEYLKKREENSLASMFDSVLDLVFLLELKDNNIFVSSVNRSFLRITGIPKQRVTGTLASVWFGEEFVEKCLETINTGVPIEYESTVSFPLGEKHLETTIHPIKHENEATVSLVVVSKPVSARNQTVEMLKETENHFQFITDNATDIIMKLSSDSTFLYVSPIIEKILGVKPKDVLFSNNSYDFIHPEDHEHCYMNHQKMLNSDEIVTFTFRAIRKDHKIIWLESTGKRIVSEETTELICITRDITERQLLENELMKANELLQKTNEKLEYLSYIDGLTNVGNRRKFDMALLAKWKEYINKDLTLSLLMFDIDCFKEFNDTYGHINGDTCLKTVAKTVDRIASEYGAELFRYGGEEFIILLQGATLEEASQLGNDVVEAVWMSNIPHVSSTVHNNVTVSVGIVSTDYLTKESDPNALIDYADKALYNAKNSGKNQIMIYRENVLMKSFK from the coding sequence ATGAGATTAAAAGCAACTGTAGTGTTTCCCTTCCTTGCGTTTATTCTAAGTATTCTCATTTCGATATTCATCCTACCACAAGTAGAAAATATTTCTGTTTTTATAACGGGAGTAGTTCTGTTTTTTATACTTGTTATAATAATGGCTTCTTTACTTGATAAAAGTCGGTTAAGGGCTTTAAAACTAGAAGGTGAAAACGAATATTTAAAAAAGAGGGAAGAAAACTCTCTAGCAAGTATGTTTGACTCCGTATTAGACCTTGTGTTTCTACTGGAGCTAAAAGATAATAACATTTTTGTTTCTTCTGTAAATCGAAGCTTTCTGCGGATAACTGGAATACCAAAGCAAAGAGTGACTGGCACGTTGGCATCTGTATGGTTTGGTGAAGAATTTGTTGAGAAGTGTTTAGAAACGATTAATACCGGAGTTCCAATCGAATATGAATCAACAGTCAGTTTTCCATTAGGTGAAAAACATTTAGAAACAACCATTCATCCTATTAAACATGAGAATGAAGCCACTGTCTCATTAGTGGTTGTTTCTAAACCAGTCTCAGCAAGAAATCAAACAGTTGAAATGCTTAAGGAAACAGAAAATCACTTTCAATTTATTACAGATAACGCAACTGATATCATTATGAAACTCTCATCGGATTCAACTTTTCTTTATGTATCGCCCATTATTGAAAAGATACTTGGCGTGAAACCAAAGGATGTTCTTTTTTCGAATAACTCTTATGACTTTATCCATCCTGAGGATCATGAACATTGTTATATGAATCATCAAAAAATGTTAAATTCAGATGAAATTGTTACGTTTACATTTAGAGCGATTCGAAAAGATCATAAGATAATTTGGCTAGAATCTACAGGAAAGAGAATTGTAAGTGAGGAAACAACTGAACTAATATGTATTACGCGTGATATTACTGAACGTCAGCTTTTAGAAAATGAACTAATGAAAGCAAACGAGCTATTACAAAAAACAAATGAAAAACTTGAATACTTATCTTATATAGATGGGTTAACGAATGTTGGAAATCGAAGAAAATTCGATATGGCACTTTTAGCAAAGTGGAAGGAGTATATCAATAAAGATCTCACGCTTTCATTATTAATGTTTGATATTGATTGTTTTAAAGAATTTAATGATACATATGGGCACATCAATGGAGATACATGTTTAAAAACAGTTGCAAAGACGGTTGACAGAATTGCAAGTGAGTATGGTGCAGAATTGTTCCGTTACGGAGGAGAAGAATTTATTATTCTCTTACAGGGTGCAACATTGGAAGAAGCAAGTCAGCTTGGTAACGATGTTGTTGAAGCAGTGTGGATGAGTAATATTCCTCATGTCTCTTCAACTGTTCATAATAATGTAACTGTAAGTGTTGGGATTGTCTCCACAGATTATTTAACGAAAGAATCAGATCCCAATGCATTAATTGATTATGCAGATAAAGCTTTATATAATGCGAAAAACTCTGGTAAAAATCAAATTATGATCTACCGAGAAAACGTATTAATGAAATCTTTTAAGTAA
- a CDS encoding PAS domain-containing protein — protein sequence MKNIPLLYFVFSLGWIFFSEMLINQLEISAKLYEIIQTGKGLLFVAFTTFLIYLIIRKHEAYRTLEEKEHELSSLINAMPDFVCFKDGEGRWMRVNQFGKDLYHLNHINYYGKTDAELAEVSPFFKDAFLYCIQSDKEAWQINGTSRCEESFHVPSGELKTFDVIKVPLFFSNGGRRGLVTIGRDITQLKNAETMLLQKEKLSVVGELAAGIAHEIRNPLTSIKGFVQLMKESDQTSTNRYDIILSELDRINQIVGELLVLSKPQSVIHKPFNINDMIKYVVNLTSHEALMYNVQLEVREKVQDTYINGDINQLIQVFINILKNSIDAMPKGGTILFTAVKMDGKVEFRIEDTGVGIPEERLERIGEPFFTLKEKGMGLGLTVSNKIIHEHKGSMDIESEVGKGTTVIVKIPVYQEEK from the coding sequence ATGAAAAATATCCCGTTGCTGTATTTTGTTTTTAGCTTAGGTTGGATCTTTTTTTCAGAAATGCTAATTAATCAACTAGAGATAAGCGCTAAACTATATGAAATCATACAAACAGGAAAGGGTTTGTTATTCGTCGCATTTACCACCTTTCTTATTTACCTTATCATAAGAAAGCATGAGGCTTATAGAACTTTAGAAGAAAAAGAACATGAGTTATCATCATTGATTAATGCCATGCCTGATTTTGTGTGCTTTAAGGATGGAGAAGGGCGATGGATGAGGGTGAATCAATTTGGAAAGGATTTATATCATCTAAATCACATTAATTACTATGGTAAAACAGATGCAGAACTCGCAGAAGTATCTCCATTCTTTAAGGATGCTTTTTTATACTGTATTCAAAGTGATAAGGAAGCCTGGCAAATTAATGGAACCTCTCGATGTGAAGAGTCATTTCACGTACCAAGCGGTGAACTTAAAACGTTTGATGTAATCAAGGTTCCTCTTTTCTTTAGTAATGGGGGGAGAAGGGGTCTTGTAACGATCGGAAGAGATATAACACAACTAAAAAATGCAGAAACTATGCTTTTACAAAAAGAAAAGCTTTCGGTTGTAGGTGAGCTTGCAGCAGGTATTGCTCATGAAATACGTAATCCACTAACATCAATTAAAGGGTTTGTTCAGCTTATGAAGGAGTCTGATCAAACTTCAACAAATCGGTATGATATTATCCTTTCAGAATTAGATCGAATTAATCAAATTGTTGGTGAATTATTGGTGTTATCTAAACCACAGAGTGTGATTCACAAGCCTTTCAATATTAATGATATGATTAAATATGTAGTTAACTTAACTTCTCATGAAGCATTAATGTACAACGTTCAGCTTGAAGTTCGTGAAAAGGTTCAAGACACTTACATTAATGGTGACATTAATCAGCTAATTCAAGTCTTTATAAACATCCTTAAAAATTCTATAGATGCTATGCCTAAGGGTGGAACCATTCTCTTTACTGCAGTAAAAATGGATGGGAAAGTGGAATTTAGAATTGAAGATACAGGTGTAGGTATACCTGAAGAAAGACTTGAAAGAATAGGAGAGCCATTCTTTACGCTTAAAGAGAAAGGCATGGGTTTGGGTCTTACAGTTAGTAATAAAATCATACATGAACACAAGGGTTCCATGGATATCGAGAGTGAAGTTGGTAAAGGAACAACAGTAATAGTAAAAATTCCAGTATATCAAGAAGAAAAGTAA
- a CDS encoding MoxR family ATPase, giving the protein MDIRESSKQLKESIGKVIIGKDEVVELLLNAVLNKGHVLLESVPGTGKTMLAKSFSKTISGEFKRIQFTPDVLPSDVTGIQFFNPKEQEFQLRPGPVMTNILLADEINRATPRTQSSLLEVMEERQVTIDGETLKLPSPFVVIATQNPIESQQGTFALPEAQMDRFFVQIDIGYPSFAEEKQMMNAYRQNNPIEDLLEIFTKEDIAKMQREVQAVKLSDDVENYLLQIVHATREHQDVEVGVSPRGTLALMRAAQGKAYISGRSFVTPEDIKFMAPFVVAHRLVLTMEGSLKKTNRQVIQEILSTVSVPVEAGAVK; this is encoded by the coding sequence ATGGATATAAGAGAAAGTTCAAAACAATTAAAAGAAAGCATTGGTAAAGTTATTATTGGTAAAGATGAGGTAGTAGAACTTTTATTGAATGCAGTTTTAAATAAAGGGCATGTCTTGCTAGAAAGCGTTCCAGGAACTGGTAAAACGATGTTGGCAAAAAGCTTTTCTAAAACAATAAGTGGAGAATTTAAGAGAATTCAATTTACACCGGACGTACTTCCAAGTGATGTGACTGGTATTCAGTTTTTTAATCCGAAAGAACAAGAGTTTCAATTACGTCCTGGCCCAGTTATGACAAATATACTTTTAGCAGATGAAATCAACAGGGCTACACCACGAACTCAATCTAGTTTACTAGAGGTAATGGAAGAACGACAAGTAACAATTGATGGAGAAACATTAAAACTTCCTTCCCCATTTGTTGTAATTGCAACTCAAAACCCGATAGAGTCACAGCAAGGAACGTTTGCTTTACCTGAGGCACAAATGGACCGTTTCTTTGTTCAAATTGACATCGGCTACCCTAGCTTTGCAGAAGAAAAGCAAATGATGAATGCGTATAGACAAAATAATCCAATCGAGGATTTACTAGAAATCTTTACAAAAGAAGATATAGCAAAGATGCAGCGTGAAGTTCAAGCTGTTAAGCTTTCAGATGATGTTGAAAACTATTTATTACAAATCGTACATGCAACAAGGGAACATCAAGATGTAGAAGTAGGAGTAAGTCCACGTGGAACGCTTGCACTAATGCGAGCGGCTCAAGGAAAAGCCTATATTTCTGGTCGTTCTTTCGTGACACCAGAAGACATTAAGTTTATGGCTCCATTTGTAGTAGCACACCGTTTAGTACTTACAATGGAGGGTTCTCTTAAGAAGACAAATCGCCAAGTCATTCAAGAGATTTTATCAACGGTTTCTGTTCCAGTTGAAGCGGGAGCGGTTAAATAA
- a CDS encoding DUF58 domain-containing protein → MEWQKQVALGNELSFLGVVSLVVLFSGILGKSFFLLFVGAFFLVFIYANQLYLKRVGNHLTISSSQSVVKLFQGESDRFTLALSQRGIFPIFNASMRVTIDNVLEFENGRDIIDGEQVELVIPISLFRKQKVDIELPFVARKRGVARIRTIEMRIPHMFGFGELYLKRIKQIPFETIVYANPHAVSGIERIVPKNQGEYPIRQSFFEDMSAITGARDYNSADPFNRIHWKASARTSRLQTKQFERTALFSWTLFVNVRERKLEEIVSGLTYLLEYATKKNIAFELFVNVRRAGKTPYLHIPMGVGKEHLQKVLEIIARLSKHSVTIPFHNMVYTVGRHSQLSPYVILCGEFEQNEVIVLNSLKKRGIDSFKLVEHEGVTHLTRTALLERKVGWYAG, encoded by the coding sequence ATGGAATGGCAAAAGCAAGTTGCTCTAGGAAATGAGCTATCTTTTTTAGGGGTCGTCTCCTTAGTGGTTTTATTTTCTGGTATCCTAGGAAAATCATTTTTCTTGCTTTTTGTGGGGGCATTCTTTCTCGTCTTTATTTATGCAAATCAACTCTATCTTAAGAGGGTAGGAAATCACTTAACTATCTCAAGTAGCCAATCGGTGGTTAAACTTTTCCAAGGTGAAAGTGATCGATTTACACTTGCTTTGAGTCAAAGAGGTATCTTTCCAATTTTTAATGCGTCAATGCGAGTCACAATTGATAATGTTCTAGAGTTTGAAAATGGTAGAGATATTATTGATGGTGAACAGGTGGAATTGGTCATTCCTATTTCTCTATTTAGAAAACAAAAAGTAGATATCGAGCTTCCTTTTGTCGCTAGGAAAAGAGGAGTAGCAAGAATTCGAACAATTGAGATGCGGATTCCTCATATGTTTGGTTTTGGTGAGTTGTATCTTAAAAGGATAAAGCAAATTCCTTTTGAAACCATTGTTTATGCAAACCCACATGCAGTAAGTGGGATTGAACGAATTGTTCCAAAGAATCAAGGAGAATATCCTATAAGGCAGTCCTTTTTTGAAGATATGTCGGCGATTACAGGAGCAAGAGACTACAACTCTGCAGACCCTTTTAATCGTATTCACTGGAAAGCTTCTGCCCGAACTTCACGTTTACAAACGAAGCAGTTTGAGAGGACAGCCCTGTTTTCGTGGACTTTATTTGTAAATGTTAGGGAAAGAAAATTAGAAGAAATAGTAAGTGGATTAACTTACCTTTTAGAGTATGCTACAAAGAAAAATATAGCGTTTGAACTTTTTGTAAATGTAAGAAGGGCAGGGAAAACACCTTACTTACATATTCCTATGGGAGTTGGTAAAGAGCATCTACAAAAAGTATTGGAGATTATCGCTCGACTAAGTAAACATAGTGTGACAATTCCTTTTCACAATATGGTATATACAGTAGGGAGGCATAGCCAATTATCTCCTTACGTTATTCTATGTGGTGAATTCGAACAGAATGAGGTCATTGTATTAAACTCGCTGAAGAAGCGTGGTATAGATTCATTCAAGCTGGTTGAACATGAAGGAGTTACTCATTTAACGCGAACCGCCTTGCTGGAAAGGAAGGTGGGATGGTATGCAGGATAG
- a CDS encoding SDR family oxidoreductase: MTHALNLNGKVAIVTGASRKAGIGAAICHALADAGADIFFTHWSPYDRGMPWGEQINDPHVLKEELIKKGVRCEHCELDLSKPDNVAYLLDQVTNILDSPSILVNNAAYSTSTNFDEITAEELDLHYFINIRATTLLSSAFAKAFSNGKGGRIINLTSGQSLGPMPGELAYAATKGAVEAMTVTLSAEVASKGITVNAVNPGPTDTGWMDDELRAQLEPRFGLGRIGSPQDIARLIRFLASDDAEWITGQIIHSEGGFKR; encoded by the coding sequence ATGACACATGCACTTAATTTAAATGGAAAAGTAGCTATTGTAACAGGTGCAAGTCGAAAGGCTGGAATTGGGGCTGCGATATGTCATGCGTTAGCAGATGCTGGGGCGGATATCTTTTTTACACATTGGTCCCCCTATGACCGTGGGATGCCGTGGGGAGAACAAATCAATGATCCTCATGTTTTAAAAGAAGAGCTTATAAAGAAGGGGGTAAGGTGTGAACATTGTGAGCTAGATCTTTCAAAACCAGACAATGTAGCCTATCTATTGGATCAAGTCACTAATATCCTAGATTCTCCAAGTATCTTAGTTAATAATGCTGCTTATTCAACAAGTACGAATTTTGATGAAATAACAGCAGAAGAGCTAGATCTTCATTACTTCATTAATATAAGGGCCACCACCTTATTAAGTTCTGCTTTTGCCAAAGCTTTCTCAAATGGAAAAGGTGGAAGAATTATAAATTTAACTTCAGGACAGTCACTTGGACCTATGCCAGGAGAATTAGCCTATGCAGCAACTAAAGGAGCTGTAGAGGCTATGACTGTTACATTATCAGCAGAGGTAGCTTCTAAGGGGATTACGGTTAATGCAGTTAACCCCGGACCAACTGATACAGGCTGGATGGATGACGAGCTTCGAGCTCAGTTAGAGCCAAGGTTCGGACTTGGAAGAATTGGGAGTCCTCAAGATATCGCAAGGCTAATCAGATTTTTAGCTAGTGATGATGCCGAATGGATAACTGGCCAGATCATCCACTCTGAAGGCGGATTTAAAAGATAA
- a CDS encoding alpha/beta hydrolase, translating into MPIAEIKNKSVPIYYESAGSGIPIVFIHPPGMGLVTFRKQLPLSKDYNTICIDLRGNGKSGYDDEKITLPLLAQDICEVLDHLNIEKAVICGYSNGGSIALELALSHPKRVSGLILIGGFSEVNTFLLRSEFKLGIFTVRMKGLPVLAKVLGQAHGTSKEYKKEIEQYVLKANPAILYQMYNEGLKYNCTNRLSDLRVPVLLIDGTRDHYLHSYQKMLERYIETTTKVFISKARHQIPTKYANEVNRIIHEYMENLEMHRNV; encoded by the coding sequence ATGCCTATTGCAGAAATAAAAAATAAATCTGTACCGATTTATTATGAAAGTGCAGGCTCTGGAATACCTATTGTGTTTATCCATCCGCCTGGAATGGGATTAGTAACCTTTAGAAAACAGCTCCCTCTCTCAAAAGATTATAATACTATCTGTATTGACCTAAGAGGGAATGGCAAAAGTGGATATGATGATGAAAAAATTACTTTACCTTTGTTAGCTCAAGATATTTGTGAAGTTCTTGATCACTTAAACATAGAGAAAGCAGTCATTTGCGGATACTCTAATGGAGGATCAATTGCATTAGAACTTGCATTATCACACCCAAAGCGAGTAAGCGGTTTAATTTTAATAGGAGGATTCTCAGAGGTAAATACGTTTCTCCTTAGATCGGAATTCAAGCTTGGTATTTTCACTGTAAGAATGAAGGGGCTCCCTGTTTTAGCAAAAGTTCTTGGACAAGCCCATGGCACAAGTAAGGAATATAAAAAAGAGATAGAGCAATATGTTTTGAAAGCAAATCCTGCAATACTTTATCAAATGTATAATGAGGGGCTTAAGTATAACTGTACGAATAGACTGTCGGATCTTAGAGTACCTGTGTTATTGATTGATGGTACTCGAGACCATTATCTTCATAGCTATCAAAAAATGTTAGAACGATATATTGAGACAACAACTAAAGTATTTATTTCTAAAGCACGCCACCAAATTCCAACGAAATACGCAAATGAGGTAAACCGTATTATTCATGAGTACATGGAGAATTTAGAAATGCATAGAAACGTGTAA
- a CDS encoding alpha/beta-type small acid-soluble spore protein, whose amino-acid sequence MASNNTNNLLVPGAEAALDQMKYEIAQEFGVNLGADTSARANGSVGGEITKRLVSLAQERL is encoded by the coding sequence ATGGCTAGTAATAACACAAACAACTTACTTGTCCCTGGTGCTGAAGCAGCGCTTGACCAAATGAAGTATGAGATTGCACAGGAATTCGGTGTAAATCTTGGTGCGGACACTTCTGCTCGAGCTAACGGTTCTGTTGGTGGAGAAATCACTAAACGTCTTGTAAGCTTAGCTCAAGAACGTCTGTAA
- a CDS encoding transcription antiterminator, with protein sequence MASFILKKRLNNNVIIAVHEAYGEVVLLGKGLGFGKNQGDWIEVDSYEKMFVLKNEVEQEQYMKLLPTIDEEFVEVMNDLIYLISENIHSPIHEHIHIALTDHIAFAIKRVKQGIQIDNPFLTETKEMYPTEYGLAVKVVKLLQSAVGVKLPDSEIGFIALHIHSAISNKSSNGFNQYVDLISELIQLIEASLKITLDREQIQYLRLARHLHNIIKRAQNNDKVDVSSDLANLLKEEYPLCYNLACKVIVEIKNALQLPVNDAEVAYFTMHLQRLTSKIE encoded by the coding sequence ATGGCTTCGTTTATTTTAAAGAAACGCCTAAATAATAATGTAATCATTGCAGTTCATGAAGCATATGGAGAAGTAGTATTGTTAGGAAAAGGTCTAGGCTTTGGGAAGAACCAGGGTGATTGGATTGAGGTTGATTCCTATGAAAAGATGTTTGTATTAAAAAATGAAGTCGAACAAGAACAATATATGAAATTATTACCTACTATTGATGAAGAGTTTGTAGAGGTAATGAACGATCTCATTTATCTTATAAGTGAAAATATTCACTCTCCAATACATGAGCATATCCATATTGCCTTAACTGATCATATTGCATTTGCGATTAAGCGGGTAAAGCAAGGGATACAAATTGATAACCCGTTTTTAACTGAAACAAAAGAAATGTATCCAACGGAGTATGGACTTGCAGTAAAGGTTGTTAAGCTTTTGCAAAGTGCCGTGGGAGTTAAGCTCCCAGATAGTGAGATTGGATTTATAGCATTACATATTCATAGTGCCATTTCAAACAAATCATCGAATGGGTTTAATCAATATGTGGATTTAATTAGTGAATTGATCCAATTGATTGAGGCATCACTAAAAATAACACTCGACCGTGAGCAAATACAATATCTTCGTCTAGCAAGGCATCTACATAATATTATAAAAAGAGCACAAAACAATGATAAGGTTGATGTATCAAGTGATCTAGCAAATTTGTTGAAGGAAGAATATCCTCTGTGCTATAATCTTGCTTGTAAAGTAATAGTGGAAATAAAAAATGCTTTACAATTACCAGTGAATGATGCAGAAGTAGCCTATTTCACAATGCATCTACAAAGATTAACTAGTAAAATTGAATAA
- a CDS encoding phosphocarrier protein HPr codes for MAEKTFKVTSESGIHARPATVLVQSAGKFNSDIHLEYNGKRVNLKSIMGVMSLAVQQGAEIKIIAEGNDEEAAIAGITETMAKEGLGE; via the coding sequence ATGGCAGAAAAAACATTTAAAGTTACTAGTGAATCAGGAATTCATGCAAGACCAGCTACAGTATTAGTTCAGTCAGCAGGAAAGTTTAACTCAGATATCCATCTTGAGTACAATGGGAAAAGAGTAAACTTAAAATCAATTATGGGTGTAATGTCACTAGCCGTTCAACAAGGTGCAGAAATTAAAATTATTGCAGAAGGTAATGATGAAGAAGCTGCAATCGCAGGAATAACTGAAACAATGGCAAAAGAAGGGCTTGGCGAATAA
- the ptsP gene encoding phosphoenolpyruvate--protein phosphotransferase translates to MSKLIKGIAASPGIAIAKAYRLEEPKLTVTKKSVSDIELELARFKKALDLSKDELEKIKEKTNEDLGEDKAAIFAAHLLVLSDPELVNPVEDRIKTENSNAEFALQETANMFISIFESMDNEYMKERASDIRDVTKRVIGHLLGVTIPNPSMISEEVIIVAEDLTPSDTAQLNRKYVKGFTTNIGGRTSHSAIMARSMEIPAIVGTKTVTANIDNGDIVIVDGLSGDVIVNPTEEQIAQYEQKKRDYEEQRAEWSKLVKEKTVTSDGHHVELAANIGTPDDVEGVLKNGGEGVGLYRTEFLYMGRDQLPTEDEQFAAYKAVLEKMAGKPVVVRTLDIGGDKELPYLHLPKEMNPFLGYRAIRLCLEEQDIFRTQLRALLRASTFGNLKIMFPMIATLDEFRQAKSILLEEKDKLVAQGESVSNEIEIGIMVEIPSTAVIADQFAKEVDFFSIGTNDLIQYTMAADRMNETVSYLYQPYHPAILRLVSMVIEAAHKEGKWAGMCGEMAGDPVAIPLLLGLGLDEFSMSATSILPARTQLSKLSYVDSKSYKEKILSMSTTEEVVNFVKGNF, encoded by the coding sequence ATGTCTAAATTGATCAAAGGGATTGCTGCCTCTCCAGGGATAGCAATTGCTAAAGCATACCGACTGGAAGAACCAAAACTAACTGTTACAAAGAAAAGCGTGAGTGATATCGAATTAGAATTAGCTCGATTTAAAAAAGCGCTTGATCTTTCTAAAGACGAGCTAGAAAAAATAAAAGAAAAAACAAACGAAGATCTAGGGGAGGATAAAGCAGCCATATTTGCTGCACACCTCCTTGTTCTGAGTGATCCGGAGTTAGTAAATCCTGTTGAAGACCGAATTAAAACAGAAAACAGCAATGCAGAGTTTGCTCTCCAAGAGACTGCAAATATGTTTATTTCAATTTTTGAGTCGATGGATAATGAATACATGAAAGAACGTGCTTCAGATATACGAGATGTTACAAAGCGCGTTATTGGTCATTTGTTAGGGGTTACCATCCCTAACCCAAGCATGATTTCAGAAGAAGTGATTATTGTTGCCGAGGATTTGACTCCTTCAGACACCGCACAACTTAATCGAAAATATGTAAAGGGTTTTACAACTAACATTGGGGGTAGAACTTCACACTCTGCAATTATGGCTCGTTCCATGGAAATTCCTGCGATTGTAGGGACGAAGACGGTTACTGCTAACATTGATAATGGTGATATAGTGATTGTTGATGGATTAAGTGGTGATGTCATTGTAAATCCAACAGAAGAACAAATTGCACAATATGAGCAAAAGAAACGAGATTATGAAGAGCAGCGTGCTGAATGGTCTAAGTTAGTGAAAGAGAAGACAGTAACAAGTGATGGCCATCATGTTGAACTAGCTGCTAATATTGGTACACCAGACGATGTTGAAGGTGTATTGAAGAATGGTGGAGAGGGTGTAGGCCTTTACCGAACAGAGTTCCTATATATGGGTCGTGACCAGCTTCCAACTGAGGATGAACAGTTTGCTGCATATAAAGCAGTATTAGAAAAAATGGCAGGGAAACCTGTAGTCGTTCGAACGTTAGATATTGGTGGAGATAAAGAGCTACCTTATTTACACCTACCAAAAGAGATGAATCCTTTCTTAGGTTACCGTGCAATTCGTCTTTGTCTAGAAGAACAAGATATTTTTCGAACTCAGTTACGTGCCCTTCTGAGAGCGAGTACTTTTGGGAATTTAAAAATAATGTTTCCGATGATAGCCACTCTTGATGAATTTAGACAAGCTAAGAGTATTCTACTAGAGGAAAAGGATAAGTTAGTTGCACAAGGGGAATCGGTATCAAATGAAATTGAAATTGGTATTATGGTAGAAATTCCTTCTACCGCAGTAATTGCAGACCAATTTGCAAAAGAAGTAGATTTCTTTAGTATTGGAACGAATGACTTAATTCAATATACTATGGCTGCAGATCGAATGAATGAAACAGTATCATATCTATATCAACCCTATCATCCAGCAATTTTGAGACTAGTTTCAATGGTCATTGAAGCTGCTCATAAAGAAGGGAAATGGGCTGGTATGTGCGGAGAAATGGCTGGTGATCCTGTGGCTATTCCATTATTACTAGGGTTAGGTTTAGATGAGTTTAGTATGAGTGCGACATCTATTCTCCCAGCAAGAACACAGTTGAGTAAGCTTTCGTATGTAGACTCAAAAAGCTATAAAGAGAAGATCCTATCCATGAGTACGACAGAGGAAGTAGTTAACTTTGTGAAGGGAAACTTTTGA
- a CDS encoding trypsin-like peptidase domain-containing protein — protein sequence MDEKDKKLNDLDVDLFEDPEKYEGPSAEDFLFTKEELEEKKNRKKERNSSGKLIAFVLVLALLVSGFSVWVNVFNIPSFEFLRKSNELSKIENIQNYKEAVVTIEGGNSKGTGFNISPEGFIVTNHHVIDDMLAILVIFPHGEFYQATVKETYPELDIALLEIEAQNLPYLELQDQKEWKLDDHIYVIGNPLAYSQIVMEGNIVGLDNRMQVSAPIHKGNSGSPVIDSNGLVIGVVYAKTIPQLGKGEESVGLAVPIDKIPGFWDQ from the coding sequence ATGGACGAAAAAGATAAAAAACTGAATGATTTAGATGTAGATTTATTCGAAGATCCTGAGAAATATGAAGGGCCTTCTGCTGAAGATTTTTTATTCACAAAAGAAGAATTGGAAGAGAAGAAGAATAGAAAAAAAGAACGAAATTCTAGTGGTAAGCTTATTGCTTTCGTGTTAGTCCTTGCACTTTTAGTTAGTGGTTTTAGTGTATGGGTTAATGTATTTAATATCCCATCCTTTGAATTCTTAAGAAAATCAAACGAATTATCTAAAATTGAAAACATCCAGAATTATAAAGAAGCTGTTGTAACAATAGAAGGTGGCAATTCTAAAGGAACCGGATTTAATATTTCTCCAGAGGGCTTTATCGTAACAAATCACCATGTTATTGATGATATGTTAGCTATCCTGGTCATCTTTCCACATGGTGAATTTTATCAAGCAACGGTTAAAGAAACGTATCCTGAACTAGATATCGCATTGCTTGAAATTGAAGCGCAAAACCTACCTTATTTAGAACTCCAAGACCAAAAAGAGTGGAAGTTAGATGACCACATATATGTAATAGGTAATCCTCTTGCATATAGCCAAATTGTGATGGAAGGGAACATTGTAGGGTTAGACAATCGAATGCAAGTTTCAGCCCCAATACATAAAGGAAACAGTGGCAGTCCAGTAATTGACTCGAACGGGTTGGTTATAGGAGTAGTGTATGCAAAGACCATTCCTCAACTAGGTAAAGGTGAAGAATCCGTGGGTCTTGCAGTTCCAATTGATAAAATCCCGGGATTTTGGGATCAATAA